CAAGGTGAGCGGCGGCCTCTTGGACGGCAACACGGCTCCTCTCCGAGACTCCAGACTTGCCGTTAAGGACCTGGGAGACAGTCCAGATGCTCAGGCCGCTATGCCGGCTGACATCGGCCATGGTGGGCTTCATTACCCCACACCCCCTAAACGTTTAGGTTGATGGTAGCGTGCATCACTTAGACTGAAATAAGCATACAGGGGCACGTCGCGGTTGTCAAGCTCCAACCCGAGGGCGAGACCTCAGAAAACTGCGCCCGCGCTGCCCGCATCGACAGCCACCTCGAGCCCCGCAAGCTCCTACGTGTTACCCCCACCGCGAAGACACCCTGTCCCTCGGCACCCTCGGCGTCAGCAACTGGTGCAGTCCCAGCTCGAGAAAGATCAGACTCACGGGCGGCCGAGACTTCCACATCGCGTTCGACGGCGACGTTGAGGTAACTGTCGCCAGGACAGCGCAGAGTTTCGACTGCAAGGGCATCAAACACACGATTACTAGACCAGCCACCCACGCGAGAATCCTCTACTCACTTGCAGCAACACTGCTGCTCCCGTAACGCCCCAGAGAGGGAGTCAGAGAAACTTTACTGCCACGTAAAAGGAGCGAAAAGCGTACTTAAGTCCCCTCAAGGTTGAATGACGTCAGCTCTTTGGGTGGGCTTCGCTGATGATGTTGTCGCTGCTGTGTCTGCTGGCTGGTTGGCAGCAGGCGGAGAGGGGCATTTGCCAACTGGACTTTGTGATGGTCTCCGTGGTGCCGTTGCCGTCGACGTAGGCAGTGTCGCCAGTTTCCACCGCTGCCATTACCGGGTTGAGGTTACGAGCGTAGAGACCGGGACACTCGGGGCATGATTTCCATCCTGAACTCGACAAACAGTGTCGAGCTCAGATTAAGAATCGAGTACTAACGGGGCCTTGCCCGTCGGTGAATTTCAGGCTTCGCCAGCGGCAACACCTGAGTTCACGGATCGTTCACCACGGCTGCGCGAGCGCAGCACGAGGGCCGCGGCGACGAGCACAAGAAGCGTCACGGCGAAGCCCGCGGGCGCCATTCCCGTTGCCGCAAACACGACGTAACCCACGAGCGAGGATCCGGCCGCGACGAGCGCATAGGGAAGCTGGGTGTTCACGTGCGTACTCACCTTGCAGCCCGCGCCCGTGCTCGACAGGATCGTCGTATCGGAAATCGGCGAGCAGTGATCGCCGAAAACACTGCCGGCGATGACCGCGCCGAACGCGGCGATCAGAAGCTCATTGCCTCCGGGGGAAGCATTCATGAGCTGGCCCGCGAGCGGCAGCAGAATGCCGAAAGCGCCCCACGAGGAGCCGGTCGCGAACGCCATGAGACCGGCCATCGCAAACAGGATCGGGACGAGCCAGTGGGCCGGGAGGTTCACGTGCGCGACGACGTCGGCGAGGAAGCTGCCCGTGCCGAGATCGCCGATGACGGCGCCGAGCATCCACGCGAGAAGAAGAATCGAAATCGCGGGAAGCATCGACTTCGCGCCCTGGAAAGCGCCACTGAAACGCACGGTTGAGGAGAAGACCGGGTTGGAGAGGGTGTAGCGGTACAGGTAGTAGAACGCGACGATGAGGCCGATGATGCCGCCGACGTTGAGGGACAGCGCCACGTTGGCATTGGCCATCGTCGAGAAGAGATCCCACGCGCCGGCCTCGAGGCCGCCGGTGACGTACATTCCGCCCACGACACCGAGAATGAGCAGAATGAACGGAACAAGCAAGGCGCGCTTCGCACCCGGTTCGTGACGCGGAAGCTTATCGGTCGCCTGGCTGGGAGCGTCCTTTTCATCGGCATGCACGCCCTCTCCGGCGAAGGCCCGCTCCTCTTCCTTACGCATGGGCCCGAAATTGAGCTGCCAGGCGATCACGAGCCACAAAAACACGAGCGCGGCAACCGCGTAAAAGTTCATGAGCGCGGCGCGCACGAAAGCCTCGACCTCGCTCATCTGAAGAGCGGAGGCCGCGAGGATAGGGGACATGATGCCGATGAGGGAGGCACCCCAGCTCGAGAAGGGGATGAGCACGACGACAGGGGCAGCGCCCGAATCGATCAGGTACGAGAGCTTGGCGCGCGAGACGCGTTGCCGATCCGAGATGGGCCGCGCGATCTGCCCCACCGAAAGAGCGTTGAAGTAGTCGTCGATAAAGAACGAGAGGCTCAAAAGGCCCGTGAGGATCTGGGCCCCGCGTCGTGTCTTTACGCGCTTTTCCACCCAGTCCGAGAACGCCGACGTCCCGCCTGCCATGAGGACGAGAGAGGTGATGATGCCGAGTTCGAGGAGGAAGGCGATGATGAGGATCGTGTACCAGTTCAGCCCGCCGTCTTCCCACACGAGTCCGAGGGCGGCCTTACCGACCTCTTTGAGTGAGGCGAGTGGCGCGAAGTCCGCGATGAGGATCGCCCCCGAGACAACGCCCGCGAAGAGGGATATGAGCACGCGTTTCGTCATGATGACGAGGAGAATCGCGAGAAGTGGTGGAACGAGGGTGAGGATCGGGTAGGTCTCGACCACAATGACCTCCTAGGCGTGTCGCAGACGCAAGAACACCCCCACAGTAGGCGCGCTTGCCCCACGTGAAAAGTGCAATAGCCCCCGAGGGGACCGATACGTGGTGAAGGATACGTGTGCTTAGGACG
The window above is part of the Dermabacter vaginalis genome. Proteins encoded here:
- a CDS encoding Na+/H+ antiporter NhaC family protein — protein: MVETYPILTLVPPLLAILLVIMTKRVLISLFAGVVSGAILIADFAPLASLKEVGKAALGLVWEDGGLNWYTILIIAFLLELGIITSLVLMAGGTSAFSDWVEKRVKTRRGAQILTGLLSLSFFIDDYFNALSVGQIARPISDRQRVSRAKLSYLIDSGAAPVVVLIPFSSWGASLIGIMSPILAASALQMSEVEAFVRAALMNFYAVAALVFLWLVIAWQLNFGPMRKEEERAFAGEGVHADEKDAPSQATDKLPRHEPGAKRALLVPFILLILGVVGGMYVTGGLEAGAWDLFSTMANANVALSLNVGGIIGLIVAFYYLYRYTLSNPVFSSTVRFSGAFQGAKSMLPAISILLLAWMLGAVIGDLGTGSFLADVVAHVNLPAHWLVPILFAMAGLMAFATGSSWGAFGILLPLAGQLMNASPGGNELLIAAFGAVIAGSVFGDHCSPISDTTILSSTGAGCKVSTHVNTQLPYALVAAGSSLVGYVVFAATGMAPAGFAVTLLVLVAAALVLRSRSRGERSVNSGVAAGEA